A segment of the Deltaproteobacteria bacterium genome:
GGCGTCACCCATGCCGGCGCCACCCTGCAGGCCGCCCAGCGCGTTGTTGATGCCGGTGCCGAGGCCGCCGGGACCGAAGACGTTGGAGGCGGCGCCGTCGTCCGGCGCGTTGAGGGCTGCCAGCAGGCCGGACTGCATGACCTTCTTGCGATCCTCTTCCCGCTTGTCGACGTCGACCACGGGGGCGCCCTTCTTCGAGGGAGCGGCCTCCTTCTTGACCTCTTCCTTCTTGCCGAACTTGCCCTCGTCGTCCTTGGCCTTCTTGCCCTCCTCGATGCCCGAGAGGTCCTTGAACTTCTTCTTCTCGGTCTCCGGCGGCTTGATGATCAGCTTCGCGAAGCGGTTCGGGTTCTTGAAGAGATCCTCGGAGAGCTCCTCGGCGTTGATCGGCGTGAAGAGGAGCGCCGCGATGAAGAGGATGTGGGCCATGAACGAGGTCGAGAGGACCTTCGTGAAGTAGAAGTCCAGGGTCGTCCAGACGTTGGTGACGATCCGCTTGGAGGGCTTCACGTAGCGGACCACGAAGACGGTGTCGTCGACGTAGATCATCGCCTGATCGTGGAGCCCGAGCTTGTAGGTGTAGCCCTTGAACTCGGTGTCGGCCCGCAGGGCCTTCCCGCGATCCTTCAGCTCGTCGAGGCCCACCGTGTCGCCGTCGCCGTCGCGGACCTTGAGGTCCATGCCCTCGGCGATCACCAGCTTCCAGGTGTCACCCTCGGCCTGGAGGAAGGGGAAGCGGTTCAGGGGGATGCGGTCGTTGGCGAGGTTGAAGTCGTTCTTCTTGCCGTCGCCGACGGTGACCTGCTTCTGGTTCAGCTCGAAGTGACCGAGACCGATGATGGTGTCGGACCACACCATCACCACCTCGAGGAGCTTCGCCGCGGAGGTGGGGCGCTCGGACTCCGGGATCTCCTCGGAGAAGAGCTTCATGGTGTCGCCCTCGGGCTGCAGCGCCTGGACGATCTCGGTGGACTGCCGCTGCTCCTTGGAGGCGGGGGCGGCC
Coding sequences within it:
- a CDS encoding AgmX/PglI C-terminal domain-containing protein; this translates as MIIKADGDVQDASFEQDSIIVGSGASANVQLDDDKVSSIHAMIKVDPEKGIRVIDLGSESGTRIGGKEIREESIDSGDVVEIGGCKIRVSFGDGAEAGREMTEVVSVPEAAAESDEKPAKKDKKKAKKAAAEAPVAAPASKEQRQSTEIVQALQPEGDTMKLFSEEIPESERPTSAAKLLEVVMVWSDTIIGLGHFELNQKQVTVGDGKKNDFNLANDRIPLNRFPFLQAEGDTWKLVIAEGMDLKVRDGDGDTVGLDELKDRGKALRADTEFKGYTYKLGLHDQAMIYVDDTVFVVRYVKPSKRIVTNVWTTLDFYFTKVLSTSFMAHILFIAALLFTPINAEELSEDLFKNPNRFAKLIIKPPETEKKKFKDLSGIEEGKKAKDDEGKFGKKEEVKKEAAPSKKGAPVVDVDKREEDRKKVMQSGLLAALNAPDDGAASNVFGPGGLGTGINNALGGLQGGAGMGDAHGVGGLGSRGTGPGGGGSALGIGGLGTKGGGRGRGGYGSVDLGGKGRGKSNLSSGTTIVKGGLDKEVIARIVRRHQNEIKYCYERELQKDPNLYGKIAILWIIDATGAVAKATVAQTTMGNSEVENCIITRVKRWRFPQPKGGGIVQVTYPWIFKPSN